From Chromohalobacter canadensis, one genomic window encodes:
- a CDS encoding SDR family NAD(P)-dependent oxidoreductase → MTDCVFITGATSGFGRAAAHRFAAAGWSLVLTGRRLERLEALKEELQGQVPVHIVALDVRDSDAVDTAVAALPEGFTRVRTLLNNAGLALAPQPAQKVDRRDWHTMIDTNVTGLVNVTHALLPTLIDVGEGATIVNVGSIAGQWPYPGSHVYGASKAFVKQFSYNLRCDLLGTGVRVTDLAPGIAETEFTLVRTGGDQAASDALYSGTTALTAEDIAEQMFYISTLPPHINFNRLEVMPTRQAWSAFAIDYDE, encoded by the coding sequence ATGACGGATTGTGTCTTTATCACCGGTGCGACGTCCGGTTTCGGCCGCGCCGCTGCGCATCGCTTCGCCGCCGCAGGTTGGTCGCTGGTGCTCACCGGGCGCCGTCTCGAACGCCTGGAAGCCTTGAAGGAAGAGCTGCAAGGCCAGGTGCCGGTGCATATCGTCGCGCTCGACGTGCGTGACAGCGATGCCGTCGATACCGCCGTGGCCGCGTTGCCGGAAGGCTTCACGCGGGTACGCACGCTGCTCAATAACGCCGGCCTCGCGTTGGCGCCGCAGCCCGCTCAAAAAGTAGACCGGCGCGACTGGCACACCATGATCGACACCAACGTCACGGGGCTGGTCAACGTCACTCATGCGCTGCTGCCCACGCTGATCGACGTCGGCGAGGGCGCCACCATCGTCAATGTCGGCTCCATCGCCGGCCAATGGCCGTACCCCGGCAGCCACGTTTACGGCGCCTCCAAGGCCTTCGTCAAACAGTTCAGCTATAACCTGCGCTGCGACCTGCTCGGCACGGGCGTGCGCGTGACCGACCTCGCCCCTGGCATCGCCGAAACCGAATTCACCCTTGTGCGCACCGGCGGCGACCAAGCCGCCTCCGATGCGCTGTATAGCGGCACCACCGCGCTCACCGCCGAGGACATCGCCGAGCAGATGTTCTACATCTCCACACTCCCCCCGCATATCAATTTCAATCGACTGGAAGTCATGCCCACGCGCCAAGCCTGGTCCGCGTTCGCCATCGATTACGATGAGTGA
- a CDS encoding sulfite exporter TauE/SafE family protein, which yields MPPTLTTLVAAMSLALLAGGVRGYCGFGFAMLLALGLMLFMPPIQAVPLALLLDLVTSLGLWRRALRHADWPCLRPLLLGMALATGLGVWLLASVPAAPMRIVVALLAMSGAVALLCQRDVASPGHGAQRRDVALGAGGLSGLCMTLASSGGPPLMLYLLYRRMPSLSMRATAIVFFAASSSASLLGLGLAGALHASTWHWAAWLLLPALLGNALGQWRFERAPPRSLKSSVAPLLIGLSLWVLIREALA from the coding sequence GTGCCCCCGACGCTGACCACCCTTGTCGCTGCGATGAGCCTCGCGCTATTGGCGGGTGGCGTGCGCGGATATTGCGGCTTCGGGTTCGCCATGCTGCTGGCGCTGGGCTTGATGCTGTTCATGCCGCCGATCCAGGCCGTGCCGTTGGCGTTGCTGCTGGATCTCGTCACGAGCCTGGGGCTGTGGCGACGCGCCCTGCGTCATGCCGACTGGCCCTGCTTGCGTCCGTTGTTGCTGGGCATGGCACTGGCGACCGGGCTCGGGGTATGGCTGCTGGCGAGCGTGCCGGCCGCGCCGATGCGTATCGTCGTCGCGCTATTGGCGATGAGCGGTGCCGTGGCCTTGCTCTGCCAGCGGGACGTCGCCTCGCCCGGTCACGGTGCGCAACGGCGTGACGTGGCACTCGGCGCGGGTGGGCTCTCGGGGCTATGCATGACGCTGGCCTCCTCGGGCGGGCCGCCGTTGATGCTGTATCTGCTGTATCGCCGCATGCCATCGCTTTCGATGCGTGCCACGGCCATCGTTTTCTTCGCCGCCAGCAGTAGCGCTTCCCTGCTCGGGCTGGGCCTGGCGGGTGCCTTGCACGCCAGCACTTGGCACTGGGCAGCATGGCTATTGTTGCCAGCGCTGCTCGGCAATGCCCTCGGCCAGTGGCGCTTCGAACGCGCACCGCCGCGTTCGCTCAAGTCCAGCGTTGCGCCGCTGTTGATCGGGCTCTCGCTGTGGGTACTGATCCGCGAGGCGCTTGCCTGA
- a CDS encoding NADPH-dependent FMN reductase, whose protein sequence is MADRILVFYGSYRSDRAGIRLADYIVDGLKNRGADAELVDAKAVDLPMLDRMYKEYPEGEAPAPMEALAVKIREADGFIFVTGEYNWGMQPGLKNLTDHFLEEWFWRPAGIVSYSAGRLGGAHANLAWHGTLAEMGMVVISSTVAVGQIANTLDESGTPVGDAGKSFERAFGRFADDLTWWIEASKRQREHRAPPF, encoded by the coding sequence ATGGCCGATCGTATTCTGGTTTTCTACGGGTCCTACCGGTCCGACCGCGCCGGCATTCGGCTCGCCGACTATATTGTCGATGGGTTGAAGAATCGGGGCGCCGATGCCGAACTGGTCGATGCCAAGGCCGTCGATCTGCCGATGCTGGATCGCATGTACAAGGAGTATCCCGAGGGCGAGGCGCCGGCACCGATGGAGGCACTGGCGGTCAAGATTCGCGAGGCCGATGGTTTCATCTTCGTCACTGGCGAATACAACTGGGGCATGCAGCCGGGTCTGAAGAACCTGACCGATCACTTTCTGGAAGAGTGGTTCTGGCGCCCAGCCGGTATCGTCAGTTATTCGGCCGGCCGCCTTGGCGGTGCTCACGCCAATCTGGCCTGGCACGGTACTCTCGCTGAGATGGGTATGGTGGTCATTTCCAGCACGGTCGCGGTCGGCCAGATCGCCAATACGTTGGATGAGAGCGGCACGCCCGTCGGTGATGCTGGCAAATCCTTCGAACGTGCGTTTGGCCGATTTGCGGATGACCTGACATGGTGGATCGAGGCGAGTAAACGCCAGCGCGAGCACCGGGCGCCGCCATTCTAG
- a CDS encoding pyrroloquinoline quinone-dependent dehydrogenase translates to MPTLRTTAQRLGTATALALCLTPLPLLAQDQDASSAQESTSSQDSSKQASSESIPLVPGTPTWDSFHGQLNAQKYSPLDQINSDNVGDLEKVWEVHTGDVSDGSGDLPPTVWSATPVFANDTLYIGTPFYRILALDPATGEQKWSFDTESTLEAMTQPALKSRGVAYWEADDPVEGESCQKIVYLGTMDAQLFAVDADTGEKCTSFADNGVLDVNQWNDTHDKWPLSLLQPPTVVGDHLILGWAGKDWAFEQAPPGTVFSINARTGEREWSFNALSDEMREKSGTANVWTHMSADEENGLVYLPISSPSPNYWGGNRTEDVPLATSTTALDVDTGEVVWSRQWVHHDVWDYDINAAPTLMDITVDGEEIPALIQATKQGFLFVVNRLTGEDVWPIEERPVPQGDGSVKGEEYADTQPFPTKPAPLLDQSEKPKIWKLADVVGGGECSALWDDLTYEGMYTPPTTQGEGALAYPDSAGGVQWGGVAFDPVSQTAIVNTSHIVQYVKLYERDAYEKADSGSGNESGFAPQTGAPYGMRLEVARNWLGMPCWEPPFGEVVALDMKTGDVKWRRPIGSSQQYGFFMPESWGSPTIGGPAVTAGNLVFIGASMDAKLRAYSLDSGEELWEDQAEAPAVANPAVYEYEGREYVAFVAGGNSILKDQVGDQVVVYALPEDEDE, encoded by the coding sequence ATGCCAACATTGAGAACCACCGCGCAACGCCTGGGCACGGCCACGGCGCTAGCGCTTTGCCTGACACCGCTGCCGCTTTTGGCGCAGGATCAGGACGCCTCGAGTGCACAAGAAAGCACGTCGTCGCAAGATTCATCCAAACAAGCGTCGTCCGAATCGATCCCGCTGGTCCCCGGCACGCCAACGTGGGACAGCTTCCACGGCCAGCTCAACGCACAGAAATACAGCCCCCTCGATCAGATCAACTCCGACAATGTCGGTGATCTGGAAAAAGTCTGGGAAGTTCACACCGGCGATGTCTCCGATGGCTCGGGCGATCTACCGCCCACCGTCTGGTCCGCAACACCGGTCTTCGCCAACGACACGCTCTATATCGGCACACCGTTCTATCGCATCCTCGCGCTCGACCCCGCGACCGGCGAGCAGAAATGGAGCTTCGACACCGAGTCCACGCTTGAAGCAATGACTCAGCCCGCGCTCAAGAGCCGCGGCGTCGCCTACTGGGAAGCGGATGATCCGGTCGAGGGCGAGTCCTGTCAGAAGATCGTCTATCTCGGCACCATGGACGCACAGCTCTTTGCCGTTGATGCCGACACTGGCGAGAAGTGCACAAGCTTCGCCGATAACGGCGTGCTCGACGTCAACCAGTGGAACGACACCCATGACAAATGGCCACTGTCGCTGCTGCAGCCGCCGACCGTGGTGGGCGATCACCTGATTCTCGGCTGGGCCGGCAAGGACTGGGCATTCGAGCAGGCGCCTCCCGGCACCGTGTTCTCCATCAACGCCCGCACCGGCGAGCGCGAGTGGAGCTTCAACGCCCTCTCCGATGAAATGCGCGAGAAGAGCGGTACCGCCAACGTGTGGACGCATATGTCCGCCGACGAAGAAAACGGCCTCGTTTATCTGCCGATCTCTTCGCCGTCACCCAACTATTGGGGTGGCAACCGCACCGAGGACGTGCCCTTGGCAACCTCGACCACCGCGCTCGATGTCGATACCGGCGAAGTCGTCTGGTCGCGTCAGTGGGTGCACCATGACGTCTGGGACTACGACATCAACGCCGCGCCGACGCTGATGGACATCACGGTGGATGGCGAAGAAATCCCGGCATTGATCCAGGCCACCAAGCAAGGCTTCCTGTTCGTCGTCAATCGACTGACCGGCGAGGATGTCTGGCCAATCGAAGAACGTCCGGTACCGCAGGGTGATGGCTCCGTCAAAGGCGAGGAATACGCGGATACGCAGCCTTTCCCGACCAAACCCGCTCCGCTGCTCGACCAATCCGAAAAGCCGAAGATCTGGAAACTTGCGGATGTCGTTGGCGGTGGCGAGTGTTCAGCGCTTTGGGACGACCTGACGTATGAAGGCATGTACACACCGCCCACCACCCAAGGTGAAGGTGCACTGGCCTACCCGGACAGTGCCGGTGGCGTGCAATGGGGTGGTGTCGCATTCGACCCCGTCAGTCAGACGGCCATCGTCAACACCTCGCACATCGTGCAGTACGTGAAGCTCTACGAGCGCGATGCATACGAGAAAGCCGACAGCGGCTCGGGCAACGAAAGCGGCTTCGCACCGCAGACAGGGGCGCCTTACGGCATGCGTCTCGAAGTGGCGCGTAACTGGCTCGGCATGCCGTGCTGGGAACCTCCCTTCGGCGAAGTCGTCGCGCTCGACATGAAAACCGGTGACGTGAAATGGCGTCGTCCGATCGGCTCCTCGCAGCAGTACGGTTTCTTCATGCCTGAAAGCTGGGGCTCGCCCACCATCGGTGGCCCTGCCGTCACGGCCGGTAACCTGGTCTTCATCGGTGCCTCGATGGACGCCAAGCTGCGCGCCTACTCACTCGACAGCGGCGAAGAGCTGTGGGAAGACCAGGCCGAAGCGCCTGCCGTCGCCAATCCCGCCGTCTACGAGTATGAAGGCCGCGAATACGTCGCTTTCGTGGCAGGCGGTAACTCAATCCTGAAAGACCAGGTCGGCGATCAGGTCGTCGTCTACGCGCTGCCGGAAGACGAAGACGAGTAA
- a CDS encoding LysE family translocator: MPLETYVVYLSAVAVFFATPPDTSQLLIISNSIRHGLRRSVFTACGDLTANCLQMIAAAFGLAAIIATSATAFLWIKWFGVAYLIWIGLQLILSKEEGRKVSVSITDSSFRLFRQGFITSMANPFAVVFFGALFPQFIDPGSPVVPQLLILGLTYIVVDGLTLLLWGWLGVRAAAALQSYSFGLVSKICGGLMILAATLLATKDLQPRR; encoded by the coding sequence ATGCCTTTGGAAACCTACGTGGTCTATCTTTCTGCTGTGGCGGTCTTCTTTGCCACGCCTCCTGATACCAGCCAATTGTTAATCATCTCGAATAGTATCCGACACGGCTTGCGACGTAGCGTATTCACGGCCTGTGGGGACCTGACCGCCAATTGCCTGCAGATGATCGCTGCAGCATTCGGTCTCGCAGCAATCATTGCGACATCTGCAACCGCGTTCCTCTGGATAAAATGGTTCGGTGTAGCCTATCTCATCTGGATCGGGCTTCAGCTCATCCTGTCGAAGGAAGAGGGACGAAAGGTTTCTGTCAGCATCACAGACTCCTCATTTCGACTTTTTCGACAGGGCTTCATAACTTCCATGGCCAACCCGTTTGCTGTCGTGTTCTTCGGTGCCCTCTTTCCTCAGTTCATTGATCCAGGCAGTCCGGTCGTGCCGCAACTTCTCATCCTTGGTCTGACCTATATCGTAGTTGATGGATTAACCTTGCTGCTATGGGGCTGGCTGGGCGTCCGAGCGGCAGCCGCGCTCCAAAGTTACTCGTTCGGCCTCGTAAGCAAGATCTGTGGCGGACTGATGATCCTCGCTGCAACCCTCTTGGCTACCAAGGATCTTCAACCGCGGAGGTAA
- the katG gene encoding catalase/peroxidase HPI encodes MSGKCPVMHGGNTSTGTSNKDWWPEGVNLDILHQHDRKTDPMNPDFNYREEVKKLDVQALKDDLRKLMVDSQEWWPADWGSYVGMFARVAWHSAGSYRLADGRGGGGTGNQRFAPLNSWPDNVNTDKGRRLLWPIKKKYGNKISWADLMVLSGTIAYEVAGLKTYGFAFGREDIWHPEKDIYWGDEKEWLAPSDERYADVENPDTMENPLAAVQMGLIYVNPEGVNGQPDPQKTAEHVRETFARMAMNDEETAALTAGGHTIGKCHGNGDADELSAEPEAADVEYQGIGWMNTKGRGIGRDTVVSGIEGAWTKNPTQWDMGWFDMLFNYEWELKKSPAGAWQWEPVDIAEDDMPVDVEDPSIRRKPIMTDADMAMKVDPVYNDICRKFMNDPEYFSETFAKAWFKLTHRDLGPKARYIGPDVPADDLIWQDPVPAGSIAYCEEVVKQKIAESGLSIGEMVSTAWDSARTYRGSDMRGGANGARIRLAPQNAWQGNEPERLAKVLDVYERISAETGASIADVIVLAGSVGIEQAAKAAGYDVRVPFVKGRGDATDEMTDADSFAALEPLADGFRNWQKQDYVVKPEEMLLDRAQLMGLTGPEMTVLIGGMRVLGTNHGGTQHGIFTDREGQLTNDYFVNLTDMGNTWKPAGNNLYTIRDRQTDTVKWTASRIDLVFGSNSLLRSYAEVYAQDDNGEKFVNDFVAAWTKVMNADRFDIA; translated from the coding sequence ATGAGCGGAAAATGTCCGGTAATGCACGGCGGTAACACCTCCACAGGAACCTCCAATAAAGATTGGTGGCCGGAAGGTGTTAACCTGGACATCCTGCACCAGCACGACCGTAAAACCGACCCGATGAATCCTGACTTCAATTATCGGGAAGAGGTCAAGAAACTTGACGTTCAAGCACTGAAAGATGACCTCCGAAAGCTGATGGTAGATAGCCAAGAGTGGTGGCCCGCAGATTGGGGAAGCTACGTGGGTATGTTTGCCCGTGTCGCGTGGCACTCTGCAGGCTCCTATCGCTTAGCGGATGGCCGTGGCGGCGGTGGTACGGGTAACCAGCGGTTCGCGCCGCTCAATTCCTGGCCGGACAATGTGAATACCGATAAGGGGCGTCGCCTCTTATGGCCCATCAAGAAGAAGTACGGCAATAAGATTTCATGGGCCGACCTGATGGTCCTTTCCGGTACCATTGCCTATGAAGTCGCTGGCTTGAAGACCTATGGTTTTGCCTTCGGTCGTGAAGATATCTGGCATCCGGAAAAGGATATCTACTGGGGTGATGAGAAAGAGTGGCTAGCGCCCTCTGACGAGCGCTACGCTGATGTCGAAAATCCGGACACCATGGAAAACCCGCTGGCAGCGGTGCAGATGGGGCTTATTTACGTCAATCCCGAAGGCGTGAACGGACAGCCAGATCCGCAGAAAACTGCTGAGCATGTACGTGAAACCTTTGCTCGTATGGCCATGAACGATGAAGAAACAGCGGCGCTAACTGCCGGTGGCCACACGATTGGTAAGTGTCATGGCAATGGTGATGCTGACGAGCTCAGTGCAGAACCAGAAGCAGCCGATGTGGAATACCAAGGCATCGGTTGGATGAATACCAAAGGCCGTGGCATCGGTCGAGATACCGTCGTATCCGGCATAGAAGGTGCTTGGACCAAGAACCCGACCCAATGGGACATGGGGTGGTTCGATATGCTGTTCAACTACGAATGGGAGCTCAAAAAGAGCCCGGCCGGCGCATGGCAATGGGAGCCAGTCGACATTGCCGAAGACGATATGCCGGTGGATGTCGAAGACCCGTCGATTCGCCGTAAGCCGATCATGACCGATGCCGATATGGCGATGAAAGTAGACCCCGTCTACAACGACATCTGCCGGAAGTTCATGAACGATCCAGAGTACTTCTCTGAAACGTTTGCCAAGGCATGGTTCAAGCTTACCCATCGCGATTTGGGCCCGAAAGCACGCTATATCGGCCCCGACGTTCCTGCAGATGACCTGATTTGGCAGGACCCGGTTCCGGCAGGCAGCATCGCTTACTGTGAAGAGGTCGTTAAGCAGAAGATTGCCGAAAGCGGCCTGAGCATCGGTGAGATGGTCAGCACGGCATGGGACAGCGCTCGCACGTATCGCGGTTCCGACATGCGTGGTGGTGCTAACGGTGCACGCATTCGCCTGGCGCCTCAGAATGCGTGGCAGGGGAACGAGCCTGAGCGTCTTGCCAAAGTCCTCGACGTTTATGAGCGGATCTCTGCCGAGACCGGTGCCAGCATCGCTGATGTGATCGTGTTGGCGGGTAGCGTGGGTATCGAACAAGCGGCGAAGGCGGCGGGCTATGACGTGCGCGTACCGTTCGTGAAAGGCCGCGGCGACGCCACCGACGAGATGACCGATGCCGACTCCTTCGCAGCGCTTGAGCCGCTGGCTGATGGCTTCCGTAACTGGCAGAAGCAAGACTACGTGGTGAAGCCGGAAGAAATGCTGCTCGATCGCGCTCAGTTGATGGGGCTGACCGGGCCGGAAATGACCGTGCTAATCGGCGGTATGCGGGTGCTGGGCACCAACCATGGCGGTACCCAGCACGGTATTTTCACCGACCGTGAAGGGCAGTTGACCAACGATTATTTCGTTAATCTGACCGACATGGGCAACACCTGGAAGCCCGCGGGTAATAACCTCTACACGATCCGTGACCGGCAAACGGACACCGTCAAGTGGACGGCGTCGCGCATTGACCTGGTCTTCGGTTCCAACTCGCTGCTGCGTTCTTACGCGGAAGTCTATGCCCAAGACGACAATGGCGAGAAATTCGTCAACGACTTCGTCGCAGCCTGGACGAAAGTGATGAACGCTGACCGCTTCGACATCGCGTAA
- a CDS encoding manganese efflux pump MntP — translation MNPASLILLAFAMSTDAFAASVGRGAELSKVRFISALRIGIVFGVVEAIMPLAGWALGHVAMRFVSGIDHWIAFAMLALLGGHMIWEGLKKGGADAIKVAGAQQEDKSIWLIAVTALATSIDAMAVGITLALTDINIVVASLAIGLATTLMVTLGTLLGRAIGTIVGKWAEVLGGLILIAIGVAVLYEHLAGLTSV, via the coding sequence ATGAATCCTGCGTCGCTGATTCTGTTGGCATTCGCCATGTCGACAGACGCCTTTGCCGCTTCCGTCGGCCGGGGTGCCGAGTTGAGCAAGGTGCGCTTTATAAGCGCGCTACGCATCGGGATTGTGTTTGGCGTGGTAGAAGCGATCATGCCATTGGCGGGGTGGGCGCTTGGCCATGTCGCGATGCGTTTCGTCTCCGGCATCGACCACTGGATTGCCTTTGCCATGCTGGCGTTGCTGGGCGGGCATATGATTTGGGAAGGGCTGAAGAAAGGCGGTGCCGATGCGATAAAAGTCGCTGGGGCTCAGCAGGAAGACAAGTCCATATGGTTGATTGCCGTCACGGCCCTGGCCACCAGCATCGACGCCATGGCGGTGGGGATTACGCTCGCACTGACGGATATCAATATCGTCGTGGCTTCCCTGGCCATCGGTCTGGCGACGACCTTGATGGTCACCCTCGGCACGCTACTTGGCCGTGCCATCGGCACCATCGTCGGCAAGTGGGCCGAAGTGCTGGGCGGTCTAATCCTCATCGCCATTGGCGTTGCCGTGCTCTATGAACATCTGGCGGGGCTCACTTCAGTGTGA
- a CDS encoding TspO/MBR family protein, which translates to MHAISTRYQAFGLIGWLVLSFITAGIGAIASVDATQFYAELTQPSWAPPAGAFGPVWTTLFALMGIAAWLVWREGGWKRQQGVLALFIVHLAVNALWSWLFFAWHQGALAFVEVILLWGMILATLIAFWRVRPLAGLLLVPYLAWVSLATALTYTVWQLNPQLLG; encoded by the coding sequence ATGCACGCAATTTCGACTCGCTACCAGGCCTTCGGCCTGATCGGCTGGCTGGTGCTCAGCTTCATTACCGCCGGGATCGGTGCCATCGCATCAGTGGATGCCACACAGTTCTACGCCGAACTCACGCAGCCCAGTTGGGCACCACCCGCCGGCGCCTTCGGCCCGGTGTGGACGACTCTCTTTGCATTGATGGGGATCGCCGCATGGCTGGTGTGGCGGGAAGGCGGCTGGAAGCGGCAGCAAGGCGTGCTGGCGCTGTTCATCGTGCATCTCGCCGTCAACGCGCTGTGGAGCTGGCTGTTCTTCGCCTGGCACCAGGGGGCGCTGGCCTTCGTCGAGGTCATACTGTTATGGGGCATGATCCTCGCCACGCTCATCGCCTTCTGGCGCGTGCGTCCGCTGGCTGGGCTGCTGCTGGTGCCTTACCTGGCCTGGGTGTCGCTGGCCACGGCGCTGACCTACACCGTCTGGCAGCTCAACCCACAATTGCTGGGGTAA
- a CDS encoding aspartate aminotransferase family protein — translation MTTTNDLVHQLDRQYVFHSWSQQGQLDPLVIAGAEGCRMWDYAGKEYLDFSSQLVNTNIGHQHPKVIAAIKEQAETLATVAPAHANLARGEAAKRIVERAPQGFSKVFFTNAGADANENAIRMARSFTGRDKILSAYRSYHGNTGSAIVATGDPRRVPNEFARGHAHFFNPYLYRSDFWAGDEQEECQRALQHLRRVIECEGPGAIAAILLEPIPGTAGVLTPPADYLKGVRALADEFGILLIFDEVMAGFGRTGRWFAFEHFDVTPDLIVFAKGVNSGYVPAGGVVVSDAISRHFDEHMFFGGLTYSGHPLAMASIVATLDAMRDEGIVENAARIGEGVLGQGLERLAREHAIVGETRGLGVFHALELVSDRESRTPLSASAMSEIKHALLAEGMLPFVAENRIHVVPPCIVSEAEAQQGLAILDKVLGEMSAKHAA, via the coding sequence ATGACTACGACCAACGACCTCGTTCACCAGCTCGACCGCCAGTACGTCTTTCACTCCTGGTCCCAGCAGGGGCAGCTCGATCCGCTGGTGATCGCCGGTGCCGAGGGGTGTCGCATGTGGGATTATGCAGGCAAGGAATACTTGGATTTCAGCAGCCAGTTGGTGAACACCAACATCGGCCACCAGCATCCCAAGGTCATCGCCGCCATCAAGGAGCAGGCCGAAACTCTAGCAACAGTGGCCCCGGCGCATGCCAACCTGGCGCGGGGCGAGGCCGCCAAGCGCATTGTGGAGCGTGCTCCGCAAGGCTTCTCCAAAGTGTTCTTCACCAACGCCGGGGCGGATGCCAACGAGAACGCCATCCGCATGGCGCGGAGCTTCACCGGGCGCGACAAGATTCTTTCGGCGTATCGCTCCTATCACGGCAATACCGGGTCGGCCATCGTCGCCACGGGCGATCCGCGTCGCGTGCCCAACGAGTTCGCGCGGGGCCATGCGCACTTCTTCAATCCCTACCTTTATCGCAGCGACTTCTGGGCCGGCGACGAGCAAGAGGAATGCCAGCGCGCCTTGCAGCACCTGCGCCGAGTCATTGAATGCGAGGGCCCCGGCGCCATCGCCGCCATTCTGCTCGAGCCGATCCCCGGTACGGCGGGTGTACTGACGCCCCCGGCGGACTACTTGAAGGGCGTGCGAGCGTTGGCCGACGAGTTCGGCATCCTGTTGATCTTCGATGAAGTGATGGCAGGTTTCGGGCGTACCGGGCGCTGGTTCGCCTTCGAGCACTTCGATGTCACGCCGGACCTGATCGTCTTTGCCAAGGGGGTCAACTCCGGTTATGTACCAGCCGGCGGTGTCGTGGTCTCGGACGCCATCAGTCGTCATTTCGACGAACACATGTTCTTCGGCGGCCTGACCTACTCCGGGCATCCGCTGGCGATGGCCTCGATCGTCGCCACGCTGGATGCCATGCGCGACGAAGGGATTGTGGAAAATGCCGCCCGCATCGGCGAAGGCGTGCTCGGCCAGGGGCTCGAACGCCTAGCGCGCGAGCATGCCATCGTCGGCGAAACACGCGGACTGGGGGTCTTTCATGCCCTGGAACTAGTCAGCGACCGCGAGAGCCGCACGCCGCTATCAGCGAGTGCGATGAGCGAGATCAAGCACGCCCTGCTCGCCGAAGGCATGCTGCCGTTCGTGGCCGAGAACCGCATTCATGTGGTGCCGCCGTGCATCGTCAGCGAGGCGGAAGCCCAGCAGGGGCTGGCGATTCTGGATAAAGTCCTGGGCGAGATGTCGGCCAAGCACGCCGCTTGA